The Candidatus Poribacteria bacterium genomic interval CCAATCCATGATATTGGACAGAGATATCAAATCAAAACGTTGCAGTTCCGGCACTTGATCCAGTGTCTCTTCGATCATCTGAAAACGATAATCGGTAGGTGGTGCTAAGAGATAGTAGGGTAAACTCGCCGGACGTTGGAGATAGTATCCAAGAAATACATGGTGAAGAAAGTAATTATCGAACGCCGCCGCAGATGTCAACCCTCTTTCAAATAACGTCTGAAAGTAACGCGGATAACTCCCCGCTTCAGCGTGCTGTGTAGCATCTGGACCGAACATCGCATTCAGAAGCGAGTCGCTAAAATAGAGATCAAACGCCACCGACCAATACTTGCTTGAGAAGAGGAGCTCCGAGACCTCGGAAAGCCGATCTTTCTCTTCAAACAATCTGCGGATTTCTACTTCGTCAGCAACCAAATCAAAGATAAACTCCCGTAAACCCCGGAACAGGGACTCAAAGTTACCACTCTGATTGAGTCCCTTAGGATCGCTGGTCCCAATATTAAATCTCCGATGACGTGTGGCTGTATCAACATCGCGCAGGGCATTCATTTTTTCCCGAACCCGTTCTAACTGCGCCGGATTAAAATCAACCAGAGTGATATGCAAATCGGGAAACAGTGCTTGCAGTGTCAGGGCAGTGCACCCACCGGAAGCAACTAATAGCACGTTGGAGGCTCTGGTCAGACGAATCAACTTTGCCTCAACCATTGGGTCTTCTCTGACGACCGCAAACTGGACTTTATTATCGCGCATGTGCCTTCGCTCCCCAGATAGTCGGTGCGTATATTTCTGTTGGGGCAGCCGAACCCGTAACGCGCCTCAGCATCGACTCTTAATCATAAGACTTCATCAAGGTACACTTCAATTTTCTCTAATGTTTTTTTCCCGATGCCTTTGAAACCTTTTAATTTCCCTTCATCAATTGCTGCTCGGAGCGAGGCGAGGCTATCCACACCGACTTCTTCATAGAGTCGCTTAATCGTTTTGGCACCCAATCCGGGTATCGGTACAAGCTCCACAACCGTTCGCGGTGTATCACCGGCGAATTCTTCCAGTTTTGCGCTCGTGCCAGTGTTCAGAAATTCCTCAACGATTTTCGCCACGACTTCGCCAGCCGCTGGAATCTCCTCTATTAATCGTCCTTGGGCGATGAGATCCGACATCGGTTCGGGAAAGCGAGAGATATAATTCGACAACCATGGATATCGCGAGGCGTGCTCTTCTGGATAGTCGGCGATAATCAAAAACGTATGAAGTTCTAAGAACTTTAGCGCAATTTCATCATTTTGATGCCAGCGCGTTCGCCCTTTTGCATCAATGTAAGATCCTTCTTCTAAGTCTTTTTCATCGCTCATTATTTATCCTCCAGTGCAGTATTTGAATTGTGGCATCCCATAGTGCGACTGCGAGATACTCGCCGTTTGGTGAGAACGCCAACGCTTGAATGCCGGTCGGGTAGGTTTCCCAAATTACCGATTCGCCTTCGGAGATGTCCCACACCCGAAGATTACCTGCTTCATCACCCGAAGCGAGATAATCTGAAGTCGTTGAAAAGGCGAGTGCCCGGGTCCAATACGCTTCAAACTCGGATTTTGCGAGGCGTTGCCTGCCGGTTTCAATTTCCCAAATTCGGATTCCGGATTGTGCGTTTTTCTGTGTGTCAACGGCTAAGAATGTAGCATCCGGTGAGAACAGCACGTTCCAGACACCTAAAATCTCACCTGTGTTGAAAACTTTCACCGGACGTTCATCGGTTGCGTTCCAGATTTCAATAGCCGTTCGGTGTCCCTCGCCATCTCGGTAACTCCCCTCCGCTGCGGCGATGAACCGACCATCATCAGAAAGCGTAAGCCCGTTCCTGACGGGGAACCTTGTCGGAAGTGTTTTCAACTTTTTAGCAAACTCCTGACCTATTCCAGTCTTTGGACTTTGCTTGGCGAGTTGCCAAACCTCAACCTCGTTATCACCTTTTGACAGCACCGCGAGTCTATTATCAGCAGACAGACTGCCGCTTTCATA includes:
- a CDS encoding DUF3419 family protein, coding for MRDNKVQFAVVREDPMVEAKLIRLTRASNVLLVASGGCTALTLQALFPDLHITLVDFNPAQLERVREKMNALRDVDTATRHRRFNIGTSDPKGLNQSGNFESLFRGLREFIFDLVADEVEIRRLFEEKDRLSEVSELLFSSKYWSVAFDLYFSDSLLNAMFGPDATQHAEAGSYPRYFQTLFERGLTSAAAFDNYFLHHVFLGYYLQRPASLPYYLLAPPTDYRFQMIEETLDQVPELQRFDLISLSNIMDWMPLPEIVSLISYLQNEMKSGASVLYRQLNNYTDLSTYFGDSFEFNTALGVRFQEIERSLFYSSVHVGKRR
- a CDS encoding helix-hairpin-helix domain-containing protein, coding for MSDEKDLEEGSYIDAKGRTRWHQNDEIALKFLELHTFLIIADYPEEHASRYPWLSNYISRFPEPMSDLIAQGRLIEEIPAAGEVVAKIVEEFLNTGTSAKLEEFAGDTPRTVVELVPIPGLGAKTIKRLYEEVGVDSLASLRAAIDEGKLKGFKGIGKKTLEKIEVYLDEVL